In Pristiophorus japonicus isolate sPriJap1 chromosome 2, sPriJap1.hap1, whole genome shotgun sequence, one genomic interval encodes:
- the LOC139231967 gene encoding uncharacterized protein: MAIDRHYCTLLLLLGPLELDVAQRELLGTEPGPCAKNSARTSDMCATVGAMKDAAAPGAVWRCTAARYSASWCRRVTAAKSDVIKVQDIVRHSIKVSLSLILPLFPTELCLYHSSESTTIRPRCAPGQRDPECNTTDSNVIIPRVAEMRSKCPSSMESYCLNGDCVYIARENLHYCRCTKGYTGARCMHFELVQQPMSKEDVALTVAVVVFVLAGLLIASYLIYRRCRKNRSKNQTQYVGVGRNPGKTECKELFLVVGTLPPDTTLQNLL, encoded by the exons ATGGCCATCGACAGGCACTATTGCACCCTGCTCCTTCTTCTGG gaccTCTGGAGCTGGACGTGGCGCAGCGCGAGCTgttggggacggagccaggtccctgcgctaaaaacagtgccaggacctctgacatgtgcgctaca gtcggggccatgaaagATGCGGCGGCCCCGGGGGCAGTGTGGCGGTGTAccgcggcaaggtacagcgcgagctggtgcaggagggtgacggcagcaaagagtgacgtcatcaaggtccag GACATAGTCAGGCATAGTATCAAAGTAAGCTTATCACTAATTCTGCCTCTTTTTCCAACAGAATTGTGCCTGTATCATAGCAGTGAGAGTACGACAATCAGGCCACGATGTGCCCCAGGACAGCGGGATCCTGAATGCAACACCACAG ATTCCAATGTAATAATTCCCCGGGTAGCTGAGATGAGATCAAAGTGCCCCAGTTCAATGGAAAGTTATTGTCTAAATGGAGACTGTGTGTATATTGCACGTGAAAATTTACACTACTGCAG GTGCACGAAGGGTTACACTGGCGCCAGGTGTATGCACTTTGAACTGGTCCAGCAACCAATGAGCAAGGAGGATGTGGCGCTGACGGTGGCTGTCGTGGTCTTTGTCCTCGCGGGACTGCTAATCGCCTCTTACCTGATCTATAGGAG GTGCAGGAAAAACAGGTCCAAGAATCAAACGCAGTACGTTGGTGTCGGACGAAATCCGGGAAAAACTGAATGTAAAGAGTTGTTCCTGGTGGTGGGCACACTACCTCCAGACACAACATTGCAGAACCTTCTTTAG